AAAGGTGAAGAGAGCGGGCATACCCAGCGGGTCGTGCGCATCATCACGGACTGTGATGAAGATGCCCTGATTTATCTGATTGAACAGAAGGGAGCCGCCTGCCATACGGGGTATCGAAGTTGTTTTTACCGGACGCTGGAAGGCGAAATTATTGCAGAAAAAGTGTTTGATCCGGACGAGGTATATGCTAATAAACCAGAATGACATTCTACTATATGGTGATTTTTTATGAAATTAGTACCGGATACGAGCGTTGTAATAGACGGCCGAATCACCTCAATGATAAAAAAAGGTGAATATACGCAGGCAACAATAATAATACCGGAAGCAGTCATCGCAGAGCTGGAATCCCAGGCAAATCAGGGACGTGAAATCGGATTTTCAGGCCTGACGGAACTTCAGGAATTATGTCAGATGGCGGAAGAGGGTATCATCGAACTCTCGTTCATCGGAGAGCGACCCTCCCTTGAACAGGTGAAACTTGCGAGTGGGGGGGAGATCGATGCACTCATCCGCAATGTTGCCATTGAAAACGATGCACAATTTATCACGAGCGATATCGTACAGGCCGAAGTGGCAAAAGCAAAAGGTCTCGATGTCCTGTATCTCCGCCCGCAGATTGGAGATTTTTCACCGCTCGGCATCGACCGGTTTTTTGATGAGCACACCATCGCCGTATACCTGAAGGACCGGGTGCCGCCCGTCGCAAAAAAAGGAACGCTGAAAGAGATGCGTCTAGTCAACCTCCGTGAGGATCCGCTTACGGAACATGAACTCAAAACAATGGCGCAGGAAATCCTCGAACGTGCAAAACGTGATCCTGACGGATTTATCGAGCTCGAAAAACGTGGAATCACCGTTGTGCAGATCGGATCGCTTCGCATCTCCATTGCGCGAAGGCCGTTTTCCGACGGAATGGAGATTACGGCGGTACGGCCCATCGTTGACATCGAGCTTGACGGCTACAATATGGCCGACGTGATTAAAAATCGCATTCTCGGGGAAAAACGCGGTCTGTTAATCGCAGGGCCGCCAGGATCCGGAAAATCGACGCTGGCACAGAGCATTGCGACATTCCTTGCCGATCACAGCTTTGTCGTCAAGACGATGGAAGCTCCCCGGGACCTTCAGGTGCCCGACCATATCACACAGTATACCACGCTCGACGGGAGTATGGCAAACACGGCCGAAGTTCTGCTTCTTGTCCGTCCTGATTACGTAATATTCGATGAAATGCGGAAACAGGAGGATTTCAGGATTTTTGCGGACATGCGCCTCTCCGGGGTGGGCATGATCGGGGTCGAGCATGCGATGCAGGCACAGGATGCCCTCCAGCGTTTTATCGACCGCGTTGATTTCAGCGTCCTGCCCCAGATTATCAATACGATCGTATTCGTCAATGTCGGCGAGATTATACGGATCTACGACGTGAGCCTCAGCTTCAAGGTTCCGGAAGGAATGGGAGGAGACCTGCACATGCGCCCCGTGATCACGGTGACCGACCATGCGACCCGGAGACCGGAATTCGAAATATTCCGGTTCGAAGGAGAAAACATCGTGATGCCCACCCATATGATCGGAGCGGGACCGCATGCCGAACCGGAGAAAGATGAGAAACTGTCGTGGAAACTTGCCGAACGTGAAATCCAGCGGGAAATCGGACGATTCACCGACGGCTACGTCGATGTACGGATGCAAAGTGACAACAAGGCGATTGTCTACATCGATGATCGCGATGTCCCGGCCGCTATCGGAAAGGGCGGAAAGAATGTCGCTAGCATCGTCAACAAACTCAGCATTGGGATAGATATCAAGCCACGGAGCGAGCTTGAGCGGCAGCAGGCGCAGCCTCAGGAGTCAATGCAGGCGCCCGCACCGGAAGGAAACATCAGGATCCGCGTGGATAAGAAGCAGCTGTCCATTATCGATCCCGAGCATAGCGGGAAGATCGTGGACGTATTCGCCGGAAAGGAGTATCTGTTCACGGCAACGGTAGACGACAACGGCGAGATTCATCTGGCAAAGAACAGCAGTATTGCCCAGGAGATGATCCGAAGATACAATGAAGGCGAGGTAATCAGGCTCCGGCCTGTATAACCCGGGATGAGTTGAGGATGACACGGAGGAAACCAGCGTGAGCAGATTTGAAATCCATAAAAACGAGGATGAATACTGTAAGAAATGGGAACACAGTTTCGAGGCGGATCCGGTCGAGAGTGAGAAGTTCTACCTGACGGTCGCCTATCCCTATCCGAGCGGGGCGATGCATGTCGGCCATGGCCGAACATACATTGTTCCGGATGTTATTGCCCGATTCTGGCGGATGAAGGGGCGGCAGGTGCTCTATCCCATGGCATTCCACGTCACCGGGACACCGGTGATCGGCATTTCACGCAGGATCTCCCAGGGAGATGAGAAGACCATCAGATTGTACCGGGATCTCTACAAAGTGCCGGAGGAAACTCTTAACCGGTTCACCGAACCCATGGAAATCGTCCGTTACTTCAGCCGG
The Methanoculleus sp. SDB genome window above contains:
- a CDS encoding phosphoribosyl-AMP cyclohydrolase, translating into MSLHFDNGLIPVIAQDSTTKEILMLAYANSEAVELTRSTGFAHYYSRSRKKLWKKGEESGHTQRVVRIITDCDEDALIYLIEQKGAACHTGYRSCFYRTLEGEIIAEKVFDPDEVYANKPE
- a CDS encoding ATPase, whose amino-acid sequence is MKLVPDTSVVIDGRITSMIKKGEYTQATIIIPEAVIAELESQANQGREIGFSGLTELQELCQMAEEGIIELSFIGERPSLEQVKLASGGEIDALIRNVAIENDAQFITSDIVQAEVAKAKGLDVLYLRPQIGDFSPLGIDRFFDEHTIAVYLKDRVPPVAKKGTLKEMRLVNLREDPLTEHELKTMAQEILERAKRDPDGFIELEKRGITVVQIGSLRISIARRPFSDGMEITAVRPIVDIELDGYNMADVIKNRILGEKRGLLIAGPPGSGKSTLAQSIATFLADHSFVVKTMEAPRDLQVPDHITQYTTLDGSMANTAEVLLLVRPDYVIFDEMRKQEDFRIFADMRLSGVGMIGVEHAMQAQDALQRFIDRVDFSVLPQIINTIVFVNVGEIIRIYDVSLSFKVPEGMGGDLHMRPVITVTDHATRRPEFEIFRFEGENIVMPTHMIGAGPHAEPEKDEKLSWKLAEREIQREIGRFTDGYVDVRMQSDNKAIVYIDDRDVPAAIGKGGKNVASIVNKLSIGIDIKPRSELERQQAQPQESMQAPAPEGNIRIRVDKKQLSIIDPEHSGKIVDVFAGKEYLFTATVDDNGEIHLAKNSSIAQEMIRRYNEGEVIRLRPV